From a region of the Corythoichthys intestinalis isolate RoL2023-P3 chromosome 7, ASM3026506v1, whole genome shotgun sequence genome:
- the LOC130918606 gene encoding FAS-associated death domain protein-like has protein sequence MMAAKLDIAANVIAENLGRNWRRLGRQLGLTETKLDSVSTRHPNDLDETARELLKEWRKNRGSEVCVKDLVRALRACHQNLTADKVEDAWMIPQ, from the exons ATGATGGCAG CCAAGCTGGACATTGCCGCAAATGTGATTGCTGAAAACTTGGGTCGTAACTGGCGTAGATTAGGACGACAGCTGGGTCTGACCGAAACTAAACTGGATTCCGTCTCAACGAGACATCCGAACGATTTGGACGAGACTGCCAGAGAGCTGCTGAAGGAATGGCGCAAGAATCGTGGATCCGAAGTCTGCGTTAAAGACTTAGTTAGGGCTCTCAGGGCATGCCACCAAAATCTCACAGCTGATAAAGTGGAGGATGCCTGGATGATACCTCAATAG